The DNA region GTAAACCATTTTCTTGGCGAGGGTGACATAAATATTCCCTGGCCCTGTAATGACATCCACCGCTGGAATCGTTTCTGTTCCATAAGCTAGCGCGGCGATCGCCTGAGCCCCACCAATCCGGTAAATTTCCTCAATCCCTGCTTCTTGTGCTGCTACCAAAACCGCCGGATTGATTTTTTGAGCTTCTCCTGTCGGAGTCACCATTATGATACGCGGTACGCCAGCAACCTTCGCCGGAATCGCATTCATCAAAACTGTGCTTGGATAAGATGCTCGTCCACCAGGGACATATAAACCAGCCCGGTCAACTGCTGTGTAGCGTTTTCCCAGCACAACATCATTGTCTCCAAATTGCACCCAAGATTTCGGTGTCCGTTGACGATGGAAAGCCTCAACCTGCTTACTTGCTAACTGAATCGCTTGCAATAATGATTGATCGATCTGCTGATAAGCCGCGTCTAATTCCGCTGCAGAAATCCGTAATTGATCAGATGTCAAATCTTGATGGTCAAATTTCTTTGTAAACGCTAATACTGCCTGGTCGCCCGACTCCTTCACCGCACTAACAATCTCTTTGACCGTCGCTTCTTGCTCCACTGCCACATCATGAGATGTTCGATTTGCGATTCGTACTAATTCATCTTTTGCTTCAGCTTGCTGATAAAGGATTCGCAGCATAGAAAAAATAATCTTTATTGAACAGGTATTTTTAAAATCTCATCCCATTCTACTGAATTTAATACCTCATTGGTTATGACCATTCTCGTCCTGTTCACTCTTTTGTGCTAAGATCTCACATCGGAATATTTTCTCTGAAATTTTATTTTTCTTGCGATCGCCTCATGTTGTAGACACTTATTTGCTACAATGAACTCTTTGATCGTCTATACTCACTTGTTCACCTAAAGTTAATCCAGACAACCGTGGCTAATATTAAGTCTGCTCTTAAACGAATTCAGGTTGCCGAGCGCAATCGTCTCCGCAATAAGTCCTACAAATCTGCTGTTAAAACATTAACAAAGAAAGCTTTTCAGGCTATCGAAGCTTGTGCTACTGAACCTTCAGATACAGCAAAAGCTGAGGCTCAACAATGTATCTCCGAAACTTACAGCAAAATTGATAAAGCTGTAAAAAGAGGTGTTTACCACCGCAACACTGGTGCTCGTAAGAAAGCTCGTTTAGCGAAAGAGTTTAAGCAAGCTGCAACCGCATAAATCTGGCGTAAAGTTTCGCTTTCGTTGCCGTTAGAACGTATTTCGTCATTTTTTGAGGAGCTATCTAGCACTGCATGCAACTTGTTGACACCCATGTTCACATCAACTTTGACGTTTTCCAAGATGACATCGATTTAGTTGCCCAGCGATGGCGTGATGCAAATGTAGCCCACCTAGTACATTCTTGCGTCGAACCATCTGAGTTTCCTGTAATTCGATCTCTCGCTGACCGTTTTCCTGAACTGAAATTTTCAGTTGGTCTCCATCCCCTAGATGCAGATAAATGGACGGAAGGTATGGCTGCTGAGATTCGTGATTATGCAAAAAGTGATCGCCGAGTGGTTGCTATTGGTGAGTTAGGTCTAGACTTTTTTAAAGCCGACAATCAGCAGCATCAAATCCACGTTTTGGAATCTCAGTTAGAGGTGGCTGCTGAACTAGATTTGCCGATTATTGTGCATTGTCGAGATGCT from [Leptolyngbya] sp. PCC 7376 includes:
- a CDS encoding TatD family hydrolase, whose product is MQLVDTHVHINFDVFQDDIDLVAQRWRDANVAHLVHSCVEPSEFPVIRSLADRFPELKFSVGLHPLDADKWTEGMAAEIRDYAKSDRRVVAIGELGLDFFKADNQQHQIHVLESQLEVAAELDLPIIVHCRDAAPEFRQVVENFVASGRSLRGVMHCWTGTPEETQWFLDLGFYVSFSGVVTFKNAVQVKESALLVPNERLLIETDCPFLAPVPKRGKRNEPAFVQHVATYLAELRGTALDTLARQTTLNASELFRFAL
- the rpsT gene encoding 30S ribosomal protein S20 — protein: MANIKSALKRIQVAERNRLRNKSYKSAVKTLTKKAFQAIEACATEPSDTAKAEAQQCISETYSKIDKAVKRGVYHRNTGARKKARLAKEFKQAATA
- the hisD gene encoding histidinol dehydrogenase, which gives rise to MLRILYQQAEAKDELVRIANRTSHDVAVEQEATVKEIVSAVKESGDQAVLAFTKKFDHQDLTSDQLRISAAELDAAYQQIDQSLLQAIQLASKQVEAFHRQRTPKSWVQFGDNDVVLGKRYTAVDRAGLYVPGGRASYPSTVLMNAIPAKVAGVPRIIMVTPTGEAQKINPAVLVAAQEAGIEEIYRIGGAQAIAALAYGTETIPAVDVITGPGNIYVTLAKKMVYGRVGIDSLAGPSEVLIIADESADPAHVAADLLAQAEHDPLAAAILLTPSKDFAKAVQTEVSKQLQGHPRQELTEKAIAHYGIVVVVDSLEDAAELSNLFAPEHLELEIDEPWELLPQIRHAGAIFLGHSTPEAVGDYLAGPNHTLPTAGAARYASALGVETFMKHSSIIQYSEKALRNVGDAIQSLAQAEGLASHAESVRIRVEKKPKG